The Actinomyces viscosus genome segment GACGAAGGGCTGCTACCCGGGCCAGGAGACGATCGCGCGCACCCTCAACCTGGGCCGCCCGCCGCGCCGCCTCACGGTGCTTCAGCTCGATGGCCTGGGCGGTGACCTGCCGCGGCCGGGGGCGGTCGTGCGCATGGGGGAGCGGGCCGTGGGCGCCGTGACCTCCGTGGCCCGACACCACGAGCTCGGCCCCATCGCTCTGGCCCTGCTGCGCCGCGCCGTGCCCGCGGGCGAGCAGCTGACGGTGGAGGTCGCCGAGGTCGACGAGGCCACCGGTGAGGAGATCGTCGTCGGACGGGTCGACGCCGCGCAGGAACCGCTGGTCTCGCCCGAGGGGCGCGCCCAGGCCAGCCCCTCCGAGCGCCCCGGGGCGGAGCTGCGTAAGGGCCTGAGGCTCTGACCGGCCCGCTGTCCCGCGGCCGGCTCCGGATCCCGGGACCGGTCCGGTCCTCACGGGGAGACGATCCGGGACGCGTCCGACCTGAGGCGGCCGGGAACCGCCGTCGGCCGGTGCGTGAGGCGTCAACTGTTCTCGCTGGGCGTGGCCGCATCACTGGGATCGTGGGTCACCGACCGGTAGCCTTGGGGGCGTGAGCGTCCTATACACCGTTGCAGTTCTTCTCTCCGAGGCGGTCAGGTGGACCTGGTACGGAGTCCAGGTGATCGCCGTCGTCATGGGGGTCTGGGCGTTTGTCGACTCGCTGTTGCGCCCGGCGGAGTACTACGTCGCAGCCGGTAAGAGCACCAAGCGGTTCTGGAACGTGGTGAACGCCGTCGGAACGGTGGTTGTCGGTGTTCTTGGGGCCGCCTCGATGCTTGGTCTGCTGGGTGTGGTGGCCAGCGCAATCTACCTGGTCGATGTGCGCCCGGCCCTGCAGGCGCTGGCGCCGGTGCGGGTGCGCTCCTCGATCCGGATCCCGGGGCGCGCTTCGCAGCGCCGGCCTGGGCGTGGCGCCGGCCGGGGCCCGCGCGACTGGAGCCCTGGTCGCTGATGCGCGCGGTCATTCAGAGGGTTAGTCGGGCCGCCGTCCGGGTTGACGGCCAGGTGGTCGGGGAGATCACCCGGCCCGGCCTCATGGTCCTGGTGGGGGCCACCCACGATGACGGCCCGAAGCAGGTCGCCACGGTGGCCCGCAAGATCGCGGACCTGCGG includes the following:
- a CDS encoding DUF2516 family protein, which codes for MSVLYTVAVLLSEAVRWTWYGVQVIAVVMGVWAFVDSLLRPAEYYVAAGKSTKRFWNVVNAVGTVVVGVLGAASMLGLLGVVASAIYLVDVRPALQALAPVRVRSSIRIPGRASQRRPGRGAGRGPRDWSPGR